From Calothrix sp. PCC 6303, a single genomic window includes:
- the cax gene encoding calcium/proton exchanger has protein sequence MSLRKIVSFVFLLFIPLSVVANMQQWGAMAVFITSALSIIPLSIWLSTAVERVAVVTGPTLGGLVNAVFGNTTTIIIALSALKQGLVDIVQASITGSILSDLLLFMGIGMLTGGIRYKEQEFRPILARVNGSSMTLAVIAIALPTLVIYTSNVVKASAILNLSLVVATILLIVYGLTLLFSLKTHSYLYEVGLVNENPINQEASNEEKSRVWIWLLVLLASTVAVAYESDLFVNVVELVMAGSNLTPLFVGVILIPLISDVSGVVTVTQLSLKNQMDLTVSVALGDSLLVALFVAPLLVFIGQFIHQPMDLNFNPFEVVALIVATIVTNLISFTGRSNWLDGTLLLATYLILVVAFYYHPA, from the coding sequence ATGAGTTTAAGAAAAATTGTTTCTTTTGTCTTTCTGCTATTTATTCCCCTATCTGTGGTTGCTAATATGCAACAGTGGGGAGCAATGGCAGTTTTTATTACCTCGGCATTGTCTATCATCCCTCTTTCAATCTGGTTAAGTACGGCTGTGGAGAGGGTTGCGGTGGTTACAGGTCCAACCTTAGGAGGATTAGTTAACGCTGTCTTTGGCAATACTACCACCATCATCATCGCTCTTTCTGCCTTAAAACAAGGGCTAGTAGATATTGTTCAAGCCAGTATAACTGGAAGTATTCTCAGTGATTTACTGCTGTTTATGGGAATAGGAATGCTTACGGGAGGAATTCGCTATAAAGAGCAAGAATTCAGACCAATTCTAGCCAGAGTTAATGGTTCTTCTATGACATTGGCGGTGATAGCGATCGCTCTCCCGACTCTGGTGATTTATACTTCCAATGTGGTGAAAGCTTCGGCTATTCTTAATCTTTCTTTAGTTGTTGCCACAATTCTCCTGATTGTTTACGGCTTAACTTTGTTATTTTCCCTGAAAACCCACAGCTATCTTTACGAGGTGGGTTTGGTTAATGAAAATCCGATAAATCAGGAAGCTAGTAATGAGGAAAAGTCACGGGTATGGATTTGGTTACTAGTGTTATTGGCTTCCACCGTCGCGGTGGCTTATGAGTCGGATTTATTTGTGAATGTCGTTGAGTTGGTAATGGCAGGATCTAACCTCACTCCTCTATTTGTTGGAGTTATTCTCATCCCTTTAATTAGTGATGTATCGGGTGTTGTCACTGTCACCCAACTTTCTCTGAAGAATCAGATGGATTTAACAGTTTCTGTAGCTTTGGGAGATAGTTTACTGGTGGCATTATTTGTTGCTCCCCTGCTAGTTTTTATCGGACAATTTATTCATCAACCGATGGATCTCAATTTTAATCCCTTTGAGGTGGTGGCATTAATTGTTGCTACCATTGTTACAAATTTAATTAGTTTCACGGGTCGATCAAACTGGCTGGATGGGACATTACTCTTAGCTACATATCTAATTTTGGTTGTGGCATTTTATTATCATCCTGCTTGA